In Chitinophagaceae bacterium, the genomic window AAAGGGCTTGGCTTGAAAGAAGCCGTTTTTATAGATACTTATTTGCAAATTGACAGCGATGGCGATTATGTATTAAGAACAAAACCCTGCCCTTTTTTAGGCAACAATAACCAATGTGGTATTTATGAAATGCGGCCATCAGATTGCCGGCAATTTCCCTATACCGATGTAGATGTATTGCTTAAACGACAGCAAATAACATTAAAAAATGCTGAATTTTGCCCGGCGGTATATTATGTTTTAGAGAGGTTGCTGGAAAAATAACAACCCATTTTCAGTTATTGTTTTTTTAACTGGTTTTCCCTGAATCTTTCCCCAATAATATTTAATTCAGATTTTGACATGGAAGTGGTTTTCATTAATACAGCTAAAAGATAGGCCACTTCTTCATTGCTGGCCGGGCAGCCCACATTTTCGCCTTTTTCTGTAGCCAGCTGGCCCTTGGTACGCATATAACAATCGGCCAGTAAATTACCTTTATCATCTAAAATAAACCAAAAAGGGATGCCTTGTTTGTTATCTCCGTTATATTGTATGCGTACATCATCTGCCCCGGGGT contains:
- a CDS encoding YkgJ family cysteine cluster protein; this translates as MNKETDLLKNWELKAKGRKKEYKRYLQKVDTKKDIKRLPALHNEAFSKIDCLDCAACCKNYSPRFKTPDIKRISKGLGLKEAVFIDTYLQIDSDGDYVLRTKPCPFLGNNNQCGIYEMRPSDCRQFPYTDVDVLLKRQQITLKNAEFCPAVYYVLERLLEK
- a CDS encoding thioredoxin family protein, with the protein product MNMKSLFSSLLFCLAFSFGYAQNPLSAKEIMNNAFAQAKKEHKNVFVKFSASWCGWCKKMDASMQDPACKKSFEDNFVIVHLVVDESKDKKNLENPGADDVRIQYNGDNKQGIPFWFILDDKGNLLADCYMRTKGQLATEKGENVGCPASNEEVAYLLAVLMKTTSMSKSELNIIGERFRENQLKKQ